The following are from one region of the Cytobacillus firmus genome:
- a CDS encoding KinB-signaling pathway activation protein translates to MTSRNWVKLFITTLLVGGITTGVVGFIVRWDEFAPIFTDFDFLEILSVLFWLIGVGLIFSIISQMGFFAYLTVHRFGLGIFKGLWNPIQIVLILFALFDLVYFRYKAFAGEGDSMLPYIGFAAFLLIVALVVAAIKTKQTNQHAFIPAVFFMVVVTAIEWVPVLRVNEESWLYLMLIPLLVCNTYQLLILHKLNEDSQKQRSHIAKKPSK, encoded by the coding sequence TTGACTAGCCGTAATTGGGTAAAGCTTTTTATAACAACTCTTTTAGTCGGAGGAATAACGACTGGGGTTGTCGGGTTTATTGTGCGCTGGGATGAATTTGCGCCTATTTTTACTGACTTCGATTTCCTGGAGATTCTGTCAGTGTTGTTCTGGCTTATCGGTGTAGGATTAATCTTCAGTATTATTAGCCAAATGGGCTTTTTTGCTTATTTGACTGTACACCGCTTTGGATTGGGGATTTTTAAAGGATTATGGAATCCCATTCAGATTGTCCTTATTTTATTTGCTTTATTTGACTTGGTTTATTTCCGCTATAAGGCTTTTGCGGGTGAGGGAGACAGCATGCTTCCGTATATTGGATTTGCAGCATTTCTTCTTATCGTCGCTCTTGTGGTCGCAGCAATTAAAACCAAACAGACCAATCAGCATGCCTTTATTCCTGCAGTCTTCTTCATGGTGGTCGTAACCGCCATTGAGTGGGTGCCGGTACTAAGGGTAAACGAAGAAAGCTGGCTATATCTAATGCTGATCCCGTTATTAGTCTGCAACACCTATCAGCTGCTTATTCTTCATAAGCTGAATGAAGATTCTCAAAAGCAAAGAAGCCATATAGCTAAAAAGCCATCCAAATAA
- the proB gene encoding glutamate 5-kinase, whose product MLMKEKQIKRVVIKIGSSSLTSMHGEISRRKLEKLAEQIVELKDAGYETAVVSSGAVAAGYRKLGCLDRPSSLPEKQAAASIGQGLLMESYSELFLSHGYVASQILITRSDFSNENRYGNMHNTMNVLLERGIIPIINENDTVTVDRLRFGDNDTLAAKVAGLIDADLLIILSDIDGLYDSNPNDNPHATLLERVHSITPEIEAAAGGSGSAVGTGGMKSKIQAVKIAMAAGIDSFLGKAGTENILMEAVENRARGTYFTPEPDAFNLDNEKQWIAFHSGPEGKVTINSHGIEAIVDHHENLYCSDIQEVKGRFKDGAVVRILDEEGKEIGLGRINYSNEQLSGYTADEELEPAIAQETFVCSRDFKLPALV is encoded by the coding sequence ATGTTGATGAAAGAAAAGCAGATAAAAAGAGTTGTTATTAAGATCGGAAGCAGTTCATTAACAAGCATGCACGGGGAGATCAGCCGCAGAAAGCTTGAAAAATTAGCTGAGCAAATTGTCGAGCTGAAAGATGCCGGCTATGAAACAGCAGTTGTGTCATCAGGTGCTGTTGCAGCAGGATATAGGAAGCTTGGCTGCCTTGACCGGCCTTCTTCTCTTCCGGAAAAACAGGCTGCAGCTTCAATTGGCCAGGGGCTATTAATGGAATCTTACTCAGAACTCTTTTTATCTCATGGCTACGTAGCTTCACAAATCTTGATTACCAGAAGCGATTTCTCTAATGAAAATCGCTATGGCAATATGCATAACACCATGAATGTGCTGCTGGAGCGAGGCATCATCCCGATCATAAATGAAAATGACACGGTTACGGTCGATCGCTTGCGCTTCGGAGACAATGATACTCTGGCTGCGAAAGTGGCAGGTCTGATTGATGCAGATTTACTGATTATTTTATCTGATATTGACGGCCTTTATGACAGCAACCCTAATGATAATCCTCATGCGACTCTTCTCGAAAGGGTTCACAGCATTACACCTGAAATAGAAGCGGCTGCAGGAGGATCTGGCAGTGCTGTAGGAACAGGCGGCATGAAGTCGAAAATCCAGGCAGTGAAAATTGCAATGGCTGCAGGGATTGACTCCTTCTTAGGAAAAGCAGGAACGGAAAATATTTTAATGGAAGCTGTGGAAAACAGAGCGAGAGGCACCTACTTCACGCCGGAGCCGGATGCCTTTAATCTGGATAATGAAAAGCAGTGGATTGCGTTTCACTCAGGTCCTGAAGGAAAGGTGACCATCAATTCCCACGGGATAGAGGCTATTGTGGATCATCATGAAAATCTGTACTGCTCTGATATTCAGGAAGTCAAAGGGCGATTTAAGGATGGAGCGGTCGTCCGCATTCTGGATGAAGAGGGAAAAGAAATCGGCCTCGGCCGCATCAATTATTCAAACGAACAGTTAAGCGGATATACAGCAGATGAAGAGCTTGAACCGGCCATCGCTCAGGAAACGTTTGTATGCTCCCGCGACTTTAAGCTGCCGGCACTTGTTTAA
- the rpsI gene encoding 30S ribosomal protein S9, which translates to MAQVQYIGTGRRKSSVARVRLVPGDGKIIINGREITEYIPFAALREVVKQPLVATETVNSYDILVNVNGGGYTGQAGAIRHGIARALLQADPEFRPTLKRAGLLTRDARMKERKKYGLKGARRAPQFSKR; encoded by the coding sequence TTGGCACAGGTTCAATATATTGGTACTGGTCGTCGTAAGAGCTCCGTTGCACGTGTTCGTTTAGTTCCAGGCGACGGTAAAATCATCATCAATGGTCGTGAAATCACAGAATACATTCCTTTTGCAGCTTTACGTGAAGTTGTAAAACAGCCGCTTGTAGCTACTGAAACAGTTAACAGCTACGACATTCTTGTAAATGTAAACGGCGGTGGATACACTGGTCAAGCTGGCGCAATCCGCCACGGCATCGCTCGTGCATTGCTTCAAGCTGATCCTGAATTCCGTCCAACATTAAAGCGCGCAGGACTATTAACTCGTGACGCACGTATGAAAGAGCGTAAGAAATACGGTCTTAAAGGTGCTCGTCGTGCTCCTCAGTTCTCAAAGCGTTAA
- the cwlD gene encoding N-acetylmuramoyl-L-alanine amidase CwlD produces the protein MKKKLKIGGFAIGLIVLFLILQYDFTDDDSWESWNLPLTGKIILLDPGHGGPDGGAGDEGALEKDIALEVSLKVRDYLQEQGALVLMTREDDRDLAPEGTKGYSRRKVEDLKKRLEMINTSNSDFYVSVHLNSIPSPRWSGAQTFYAPGIKENAKAAKFIQDELRRNLENTKRNSKPLNNVFILKYAKKPGVLVEVGFLSNPGERANLKTDEYQDKIAASIYNGIMRYYTNEKELTETWE, from the coding sequence ATGAAGAAAAAGTTAAAAATAGGCGGGTTTGCGATCGGGCTTATCGTCCTTTTTCTTATTTTGCAATATGACTTTACGGATGATGATTCCTGGGAATCATGGAATCTGCCTTTAACCGGGAAGATCATCTTGCTTGATCCCGGTCATGGCGGCCCGGATGGCGGGGCAGGTGACGAAGGGGCACTCGAGAAAGATATTGCGCTGGAAGTATCATTAAAAGTGAGGGATTACCTCCAGGAGCAGGGAGCGCTTGTGCTCATGACGAGGGAGGACGACAGGGACCTCGCACCCGAGGGGACGAAGGGATACAGCCGGAGAAAAGTAGAAGACCTGAAGAAACGGCTTGAAATGATAAATACATCTAATTCTGATTTTTATGTCAGCGTCCATTTAAATTCGATTCCTTCTCCACGATGGAGCGGGGCGCAGACTTTCTATGCGCCCGGGATAAAGGAAAATGCCAAAGCTGCGAAATTCATACAGGACGAACTACGCCGCAACCTGGAGAATACGAAGCGGAACTCCAAGCCTTTAAACAATGTATTTATCTTAAAATACGCCAAAAAGCCGGGTGTCTTGGTAGAAGTGGGATTCTTATCAAATCCGGGGGAACGGGCAAACCTGAAAACGGATGAATATCAGGATAAAATCGCTGCCTCCATCTATAATGGAATTATGCGCTACTATACCAATGAAAAAGAACTGACTGAAACATGGGAATGA
- the gerD gene encoding spore germination lipoprotein GerD → MKKTFRLLLPLALVFFISGCGQGESGSGQMDYEQTKKMVVDILKTDEGKKALEELMADEKMQQKMVMDQKVVSETIEKTLTSDKGTEFWKKSFDDPKFSESMAKSMQKENEKLLKDLMKDPEYRGMMIEVFKDPELEKEVTDVLKSKEYREHIQKVMTETFESPLFKAKIQDILLKAAEETKGGGEQGGQESGGEGGGQGEAQGGGGGSQGGGA, encoded by the coding sequence ATGAAAAAAACATTCCGTTTGCTCCTTCCATTAGCGCTAGTGTTTTTCATATCAGGCTGCGGCCAAGGTGAATCTGGCAGTGGCCAAATGGATTATGAGCAAACTAAAAAAATGGTTGTAGATATATTAAAAACAGATGAAGGAAAAAAAGCACTTGAAGAATTAATGGCTGATGAAAAAATGCAGCAAAAGATGGTCATGGACCAAAAGGTTGTAAGTGAAACCATTGAAAAAACCTTAACCTCTGATAAAGGGACAGAGTTTTGGAAGAAGTCTTTTGACGATCCGAAGTTTTCCGAAAGCATGGCAAAAAGTATGCAGAAGGAAAATGAGAAGCTTTTAAAAGACCTTATGAAAGACCCTGAATACAGAGGAATGATGATAGAAGTATTTAAAGATCCCGAGCTTGAAAAAGAAGTAACAGATGTCCTTAAAAGCAAGGAATATCGGGAGCACATACAGAAAGTCATGACTGAGACATTTGAAAGCCCGCTTTTTAAAGCAAAAATCCAGGACATCCTTCTGAAAGCAGCAGAGGAAACGAAGGGCGGCGGTGAGCAAGGCGGGCAAGAAAGCGGTGGTGAAGGCGGCGGCCAGGGTGAAGCCCAGGGCGGTGGCGGTGGCAGCCAGGGCGGCGGTGCATAA
- a CDS encoding Mrp/NBP35 family ATP-binding protein, with the protein MLTEQKVREALSGLKEPFIHRTLGELNAIEEIKIKEEKNHVSVKIQVAKTGTPEQLQLQTEVVNLLKEAGAATVGIRFSELPDEVLSQYREAAAEEDKGLLSPGNKTEFIAIASGKGGVGKSTVSVNLAVSLARLGKKVGLIDADIYGFSVPDMMGITKRPVVRGERILPVERFGVKVISMGFFVEDNAPIIWRGPMLGKMLNSFFNEVEWGELDYLLLDLPPGTGDVALDVHTMLPSCKEIVVTTPHPTAAFVAARAGAMALRTEHEILGVIENMAYFESQLTGEREHVFGQGGGEKLADELRTEVLGQLPLQQPDWNEEDFAPSIYDEDHKLGQIYTDIARKVIQTIESK; encoded by the coding sequence ATGTTAACTGAACAGAAAGTCAGAGAAGCTTTAAGCGGCTTGAAGGAACCATTTATACATAGAACATTGGGCGAACTTAACGCCATTGAAGAAATTAAAATCAAGGAAGAAAAGAATCATGTCAGCGTTAAGATTCAAGTTGCCAAGACGGGTACACCTGAGCAGCTTCAGCTTCAGACGGAAGTCGTCAATCTTTTAAAAGAAGCAGGGGCGGCGACCGTTGGGATCCGCTTCAGCGAGCTTCCGGATGAAGTGCTTTCACAATATAGAGAGGCAGCGGCTGAAGAAGACAAAGGCCTGCTTTCTCCTGGTAATAAGACTGAATTCATTGCCATTGCCAGCGGAAAAGGCGGAGTCGGCAAATCCACTGTTTCAGTAAACCTGGCTGTATCCCTTGCAAGGCTGGGCAAAAAGGTCGGATTGATTGATGCTGATATTTATGGGTTCAGCGTTCCGGATATGATGGGCATTACGAAACGTCCTGTGGTCAGGGGAGAACGAATTCTGCCGGTTGAACGTTTTGGCGTAAAAGTGATCTCTATGGGATTCTTTGTGGAAGATAATGCGCCGATTATCTGGAGAGGGCCGATGCTTGGCAAAATGCTGAACAGCTTCTTCAATGAGGTTGAGTGGGGTGAATTAGACTACCTTCTTCTTGATTTGCCTCCGGGAACAGGAGATGTAGCCCTGGATGTACACACAATGCTTCCTTCCTGCAAGGAAATCGTTGTGACAACTCCGCATCCTACAGCCGCATTTGTTGCTGCCAGAGCTGGTGCGATGGCACTTCGCACGGAGCATGAAATTCTGGGTGTTATCGAGAACATGGCCTACTTTGAGAGTCAATTGACTGGAGAAAGAGAGCACGTATTTGGCCAAGGTGGCGGTGAGAAGCTTGCTGATGAACTGAGGACTGAAGTGTTGGGTCAGCTGCCTCTTCAGCAGCCTGATTGGAATGAAGAAGACTTCGCTCCTTCCATTTATGATGAGGACCATAAGCTTGGTCAAATCTATACGGATATTGCCCGTAAAGTTATCCAAACAATTGAAAGCAAATAA
- the proC gene encoding pyrroline-5-carboxylate reductase, whose protein sequence is MLANKTIAFLGAGSMAESMISGVITAEKMSPERVFVTNRSNADRLEEIHDQYGVSAIPQNELPFEEIDLFILAMKPKGAEEALRAIKDKLYPGQVILSVLAGITTEFMEEHLNPGQQVVRVMPNTSSMIQESATAVVAGKNTSMANVEMVKELLECMGEVYIIDEDQMDVFTGLAGSGPAYFYYLMENMERVGVQKGMDEETVRKIVAQTIFGAAKMVLEKEETPTSLREKVTSPNGTTASGLEALRRYNGGEAITQAVEHAAKRSKEISEELEGALVTS, encoded by the coding sequence ATGTTAGCCAATAAAACAATCGCATTTTTAGGAGCAGGGTCAATGGCGGAATCCATGATCTCAGGAGTCATTACAGCTGAAAAAATGTCACCCGAACGGGTTTTTGTAACGAATAGGAGCAATGCAGACAGACTGGAAGAGATTCATGATCAGTATGGTGTAAGTGCCATCCCGCAAAACGAGCTTCCATTTGAGGAAATTGATTTATTTATTTTAGCCATGAAGCCAAAAGGGGCAGAAGAAGCCCTTCGTGCGATTAAAGACAAACTATATCCAGGCCAGGTGATTCTTTCCGTGTTGGCAGGCATTACAACAGAGTTCATGGAAGAGCATTTAAATCCGGGGCAGCAGGTAGTGCGTGTGATGCCGAATACTTCAAGCATGATTCAGGAATCTGCGACGGCTGTCGTGGCAGGCAAGAATACGAGCATGGCCAATGTGGAAATGGTTAAGGAATTGCTGGAATGCATGGGGGAAGTGTATATCATCGATGAAGACCAGATGGATGTTTTCACGGGATTAGCTGGAAGCGGTCCTGCTTACTTCTATTATCTGATGGAAAATATGGAGCGGGTAGGGGTGCAAAAAGGGATGGATGAAGAGACTGTCCGCAAAATTGTTGCCCAGACGATATTTGGAGCAGCCAAGATGGTGCTTGAAAAAGAAGAAACGCCAACTTCTTTAAGAGAGAAAGTGACCTCTCCCAATGGCACGACCGCCTCAGGACTGGAAGCACTAAGGAGATACAACGGAGGCGAAGCCATCACTCAGGCAGTTGAGCATGCTGCCAAACGTTCGAAGGAAATCAGTGAAGAATTGGAAGGTGCCCTTGTCACTTCCTAA
- a CDS encoding glutamate-5-semialdehyde dehydrogenase yields MTTASAVKINNVEEQAIKAKKAAKTLSVLTTEEKNEALYTVAEALEAGYESILAANKADLENGREKGFEAAYIDRLSLSKERIFEFAEGLRQVAELPDPIGDVMSGWTLDNGLKVEEVRVPLGVIGMIYEARPNVTADAAGLALKSGNAIVLKGGSSALNSNQAIVEIIHEALEKTKIPKEAVQFIATADREATKQLFTMKEHIDVLIPRGGASLIKAVVENATVPVLETGVGNCHIYVDKEADPEKAINILINAKTDRPAVCNAAETLIVHEAWLDQHKELLAEALKSHGITVHGDDSAAAALPDVVPAGESDWANEYLSLDLAVKTVNSLEQAIDHIDQYGTKHSEAIITENGETAKKFLQLTDAAALYHNASTRFTDGGALGFGAEIGISTQKLHARGPMGLPALTTRKYLMSGNGQIR; encoded by the coding sequence ATGACTACTGCATCAGCAGTAAAGATAAATAATGTAGAAGAACAGGCAATAAAAGCAAAAAAGGCTGCCAAAACATTAAGTGTCTTAACAACGGAAGAAAAGAACGAAGCACTCTATACAGTTGCAGAGGCTTTGGAGGCTGGATATGAATCGATTCTTGCCGCTAATAAAGCCGATCTTGAAAATGGCAGGGAAAAAGGGTTCGAAGCGGCCTATATCGATCGCCTGTCATTATCGAAGGAACGGATTTTTGAATTTGCAGAAGGACTTCGCCAGGTAGCTGAACTTCCTGATCCGATTGGAGATGTTATGTCGGGCTGGACTTTGGATAATGGGCTGAAAGTGGAAGAGGTTCGTGTTCCGCTTGGTGTCATCGGCATGATTTATGAAGCAAGACCGAATGTAACTGCTGATGCGGCTGGCCTTGCTTTGAAATCAGGAAATGCCATTGTCTTAAAAGGCGGATCATCAGCGCTGAATTCGAATCAGGCTATTGTCGAGATTATTCATGAAGCTCTTGAAAAGACAAAGATACCTAAAGAAGCCGTCCAATTCATTGCCACTGCAGATAGAGAAGCGACAAAGCAGCTATTCACCATGAAAGAGCATATTGATGTCTTAATTCCGAGAGGCGGCGCATCCCTCATTAAAGCGGTGGTTGAGAATGCGACGGTGCCTGTACTCGAAACAGGAGTTGGGAACTGCCATATCTATGTTGATAAAGAAGCAGATCCGGAAAAAGCGATCAATATCCTCATTAATGCCAAAACGGATCGTCCTGCAGTCTGTAATGCGGCAGAAACACTGATTGTTCACGAAGCATGGCTGGATCAGCATAAAGAATTGCTTGCAGAAGCTCTGAAGAGTCATGGGATAACCGTACATGGCGATGACTCTGCAGCAGCTGCATTGCCTGATGTGGTACCCGCGGGCGAGAGTGATTGGGCCAATGAATATTTAAGCCTGGACTTAGCAGTGAAAACCGTAAATAGCCTTGAACAGGCCATCGATCATATTGATCAATACGGCACCAAGCACTCAGAGGCGATTATTACCGAAAATGGGGAAACAGCCAAAAAGTTTTTACAGCTGACAGATGCTGCGGCGCTGTACCATAATGCGTCGACCAGATTCACGGATGGAGGCGCTCTGGGCTTTGGAGCTGAGATCGGCATTTCCACACAGAAGCTCCATGCGAGAGGACCGATGGGTCTGCCAGCGTTAACAACACGCAAATATCTTATGTCCGGAAATGGGCAGATTCGATAA
- a CDS encoding YbaK family protein gives MTVITTFKEKKREKQIKYEKSVLREISIKALKEKVQHFFGSSRFVSGLMMNAGIEEACYDVAIEAYLLGANYSRFRRYGESVEQVRYRCEKEYKHLVDTLYNFFLYWGHGSEAVMSESLYYMCEQYVNSWWSEGFNKGERRHKLRLH, from the coding sequence GTGACTGTCATAACGACGTTCAAAGAGAAGAAAAGAGAAAAACAAATCAAATATGAAAAATCAGTCCTTCGGGAAATTTCGATAAAAGCCTTAAAAGAAAAAGTTCAGCATTTTTTTGGTTCTTCCAGATTTGTCTCCGGTCTGATGATGAATGCCGGAATTGAGGAGGCCTGCTATGATGTAGCGATTGAAGCTTATTTGCTGGGGGCAAACTACAGCCGTTTTAGGCGATATGGCGAATCGGTAGAACAGGTCCGTTATCGATGTGAAAAAGAGTATAAGCATTTAGTGGATACACTATATAACTTTTTCCTTTATTGGGGTCATGGTTCGGAAGCTGTTATGAGTGAATCCCTTTATTATATGTGCGAGCAATATGTAAACAGCTGGTGGTCGGAAGGGTTCAATAAAGGGGAGAGAAGGCATAAATTGCGTCTCCACTGA
- the rplM gene encoding 50S ribosomal protein L13: MRTTFMANSNNIERKWYVIDAEGKTLGRLASEVASILRGKHKPTFTPHVDTGDHVILINASKIELTGKKLTDKIYYRHSMHPGGLKTRTALEMRTNYPERMLELAIKGMLPKNSLGRQIFKKLHVYAGSEHKHQAQQPEVYELRG, encoded by the coding sequence ATGCGTACAACGTTTATGGCGAATTCAAACAATATCGAACGTAAATGGTACGTGATTGATGCTGAAGGCAAAACTCTTGGTCGTCTTGCTAGTGAAGTAGCGTCAATCCTACGTGGTAAACATAAACCAACTTTTACACCACATGTTGATACTGGTGATCATGTAATTCTTATCAACGCTTCAAAAATCGAACTTACTGGGAAAAAGCTTACTGACAAGATCTACTACCGTCACAGCATGCACCCAGGCGGTCTAAAAACAAGAACTGCTCTTGAAATGCGTACAAACTACCCTGAGAGAATGCTTGAGCTTGCTATCAAAGGCATGCTTCCAAAGAACTCTCTTGGCCGTCAAATATTCAAGAAATTACACGTATATGCTGGTAGCGAACATAAGCACCAAGCACAACAACCTGAAGTTTACGAACTTCGTGGATAA
- a CDS encoding DUF1254 domain-containing protein, which yields MYNAPYMYQYPYYGAPMPVFRNQLFYQHFSQGTGNLNLYYSSQFTQGAAGFSGHGKQTNAINNEVSSMRGKRSLNSYQENYAYSLGIKAFIYGYPLVTMERTRQLQSLVKVPHGSVSTVSNELIYYDQLLTPDDKDVVSPNVDTLYCTAWLDLTRGPVVLNVPDTNDRYYVMQLMDAWTNTFSSIGRRTTGTGAGKFAVVGPDWKGTLPANVQEVKSPTNTVWIIGRILVKGEGDYDNALVLLRQFTLTSLDGNKIPFVKNPANPLLLENKVEDLGALDFFKTMTDLMILNPTINNEALEKQFEHIGIDRTYGFDANKLDTETIAGLNRAARDAFQIITNSLEELNPRIDNGWFVLSDLGTYGDQFLKRAYIAFSGLGVNVDEESTLVRTFTDDQGSQLNGKNKYILHFNKDELPPVEAFWSVTMYGPDFYLVPNEKNRYAIADHTQGLEYNDDGSLDIYIQKDRPISNESNWLPAPEGDFNLVLRMYQPAAKVLNGTYDIPGVKRVR from the coding sequence ATGTATAATGCGCCATATATGTATCAATATCCTTATTATGGAGCGCCAATGCCTGTTTTTCGAAACCAGTTGTTTTATCAGCATTTCTCGCAAGGGACAGGGAATTTAAATCTTTATTATTCATCACAATTTACGCAGGGAGCTGCAGGCTTTTCTGGTCATGGCAAACAAACAAATGCCATTAATAATGAAGTGTCTTCCATGCGTGGAAAACGTTCCTTAAACTCGTACCAGGAGAACTATGCTTACAGTTTAGGCATTAAGGCCTTTATATATGGGTATCCCCTTGTCACCATGGAAAGAACAAGGCAGCTGCAATCATTGGTAAAAGTGCCCCACGGCTCAGTATCTACTGTATCCAATGAATTAATTTATTATGATCAGCTTCTTACACCGGATGACAAAGATGTCGTATCACCCAATGTGGATACCCTGTATTGCACTGCCTGGCTGGATCTCACCCGGGGTCCTGTAGTGCTTAATGTTCCGGATACAAATGACAGGTACTATGTCATGCAATTAATGGATGCCTGGACAAATACCTTTTCCAGTATAGGGCGTCGTACTACAGGAACGGGTGCCGGAAAATTTGCGGTAGTGGGTCCTGATTGGAAAGGCACATTGCCTGCAAATGTTCAAGAGGTTAAATCCCCCACAAACACAGTGTGGATTATAGGCCGTATCCTGGTGAAAGGAGAAGGTGATTATGATAATGCTTTGGTTTTACTAAGGCAATTTACATTGACATCATTGGATGGGAATAAAATTCCATTCGTAAAAAATCCTGCAAATCCATTGCTTTTAGAGAATAAGGTGGAAGATCTTGGTGCCCTGGATTTCTTTAAAACGATGACAGACTTAATGATTCTAAATCCTACTATTAATAACGAGGCCCTTGAAAAACAATTTGAGCATATCGGTATTGATCGAACGTACGGCTTCGATGCTAATAAATTAGATACAGAAACAATTGCAGGGCTAAATCGCGCTGCCAGAGATGCATTTCAAATCATTACAAATAGTCTGGAAGAATTAAACCCTAGAATTGATAATGGATGGTTTGTACTTTCTGATTTGGGCACTTATGGGGACCAGTTCCTTAAGAGAGCATATATTGCTTTCAGCGGACTTGGTGTAAACGTGGATGAAGAGTCAACTTTGGTCCGAACTTTTACTGATGATCAAGGGAGTCAGCTAAACGGGAAAAATAAATACATTTTACATTTTAATAAAGATGAGCTGCCTCCGGTAGAAGCTTTCTGGTCCGTAACCATGTATGGCCCGGATTTCTACCTGGTGCCCAATGAAAAGAACCGTTATGCCATTGCGGACCACACCCAGGGTCTTGAATACAACGATGATGGCTCACTTGATATCTATATCCAAAAAGACCGCCCAATAAGTAATGAATCGAATTGGCTTCCGGCACCGGAAGGAGATTTTAATTTAGTGTTAAGGATGTATCAGCCTGCAGCTAAAGTATTAAATGGCACATATGACATACCAGGGGTAAAGCGGGTTCGGTAA
- the pdaB gene encoding polysaccharide deacetylase family sporulation protein PdaB: protein MNFFYVLNGKSLKQISLVVIAAFFTAWFLFMQSIVHLPAFSAKDGPKAIYKGEKDIALTFNIGWGDVKAEPILDILKKENVKSATFFLAGSWAERHPDLVSRIVKEGYEVGMLGYGYEDYTELEEDKIRRDLAKAQEAFRKLNVKDIKLVRAPTGHFDQKTLKVADRLGFTVVHWSVDSKDWTNPGVDRIAENVSKAKKGDIVLLHASDSAKQTAKALPLILNDVESKGLSFVSVSEMIANAETRTNEIK from the coding sequence ATGAACTTTTTTTACGTATTGAATGGTAAGTCTTTAAAACAAATTTCACTGGTTGTCATTGCAGCATTTTTCACGGCATGGTTCCTCTTCATGCAGAGTATTGTCCATTTGCCTGCTTTTTCAGCAAAAGACGGGCCTAAGGCGATATACAAAGGGGAAAAGGATATAGCCCTCACCTTTAATATAGGATGGGGGGATGTTAAAGCAGAGCCCATATTGGATATCCTTAAAAAAGAGAATGTGAAATCTGCGACCTTTTTCCTGGCCGGTTCCTGGGCGGAGCGCCATCCGGATTTGGTCTCAAGGATTGTGAAAGAAGGCTATGAAGTCGGAATGCTGGGCTATGGCTATGAAGATTATACAGAGCTTGAAGAGGATAAAATCAGGAGGGACCTTGCAAAGGCGCAGGAGGCATTCAGAAAGCTGAATGTAAAAGACATTAAGCTTGTGCGCGCCCCAACAGGGCATTTTGATCAGAAAACCTTAAAGGTTGCTGACCGGTTGGGTTTCACCGTTGTCCATTGGAGCGTCGATTCAAAGGACTGGACGAATCCCGGCGTCGATAGGATTGCAGAGAATGTATCAAAGGCCAAAAAAGGAGATATCGTACTTTTGCATGCATCCGATTCTGCCAAACAAACAGCCAAAGCTCTTCCGCTCATTTTAAATGATGTAGAATCCAAGGGGCTCAGCTTTGTTTCCGTCTCAGAAATGATTGCGAATGCCGAGACAAGGACAAATGAAATAAAGTGA